From a single Oreochromis niloticus isolate F11D_XX linkage group LG3, O_niloticus_UMD_NMBU, whole genome shotgun sequence genomic region:
- the LOC100707251 gene encoding histone H3: MARTKQTARKSTGGKAPRKQLATKAARKSAPATGGVKKPHRYRPGTVALREIRRYQKSTELLIRKLPFQRLVREIAQDFKTDLRFQSSAVMALQEASEAYLVGLFEDTNLCAIHAKRVTIMPKDIQLARRIRGERA; encoded by the coding sequence ATGGCAAGAACCAAGCAGACCGCTCGCAAGTCTACTGGCGGCAAAGCCCCCAGGAAGCAGCTGGCCACCAAGGCCGCTCGTAAGAGCGCCCCGGCCACCGGAGGTGTGAAGAAGCCCCATCGTTATAGGCCCGGTACCGTGGCTCTGCGCGAGATCCGTCGTTACCAGAAATCCACCGAGCTGCTCATCCGCAAGCTGCCCTTCCAGCGCCTGGTCCGCGAGATCGCCCAGGACTTCAAGACCGACCTGCGCTTCCAGAGCTCTGCCGTCATGGCTCTGCAGGAGGCCAGCGAGGCTTACCTGGTCGGACTCTTCGAGGACACCAACCTGTGCGCCATCCACGCCAAGAGGGTCACCATCATGCCCAAAGACATCCAGCTGGCTCGCCGCATCCGCGGAGAGAGAGCTTAA
- the LOC100707512 gene encoding histone H4, with amino-acid sequence MSGRGKGGKGLGKGGAKRHRKVLRDNIQGITKPAIRRLARRGGVKRISGLIYEETRGVLKVFLENVIRDAVTYTEHAKRKTVTAMDVVYALKRQGRTLYGFGG; translated from the coding sequence ATGAGTGGAAGGGGCAAAGGTGGCAAGGGACTCGGCAAAGGAGGTGCTAAGCGTCACCGTAAAGTTCTCCGTGATAACATCCAGGGCATCACCAAACCCGCCATCCGCCGTCTGGCTCGCCGTGGCGGAGTGAAGCGTATCTCCGGTCTGATCTACGAGGAGACCCGCGGAGTGCTCAAGGTGTTCTTGGAGAACGTCATCCGTGACGCCGTCACCTACACTGAGCACGCCAAGAGGAAGACTGTGACCGCCATGGATGTGGTGTACGCTCTGAAGAGGCAGGGCCGCACTCTGTACGGCTTCGGCGGTTAA
- the LOC109203640 gene encoding histone H2A, which yields MSGRGKTGGKARAKAKTRSSRAGLQFPVGRVHRLLRKGNYAERVGAGAPVYLAAVLEYLTAEILELAGNAARDNKKTRIIPRHLQLAVRNDEELNKLLGGVTIAQGGVLPNIQAVLLPKKTEKPVKAK from the coding sequence ATGTCTGGGCGCGGAAAGACCGGAGGCAAAGCCAGAGCAAAGGCTAAGACTCGCTCATCCCGTGCCGGGCTTCAGTTCCCCGTGGGTCGTGTCCACAGACTGCTGCGCAAAGGCAACTATGCGGAGCGTGTTGGAGCCGGCGCCCCCGTTTACCTGGCAGCTGTGCTCGAGTACCTGACCGCTGAGATCCTGGAGCTGGCTGGCAACGCAGCCCGCGACAACAAGAAGACTCGCATCATCCCACGTCACCTGCAGCTGGCTGTGCGCAACGACGAGGAGCTCAACAAGCTCCTGGGGGGAGTCACCATCGCTCAGGGTGGTGTGCTGCCCAACATCCAGGCTGTGCTGCTGCCCAAGAAGACCGAGAAGCCCGTCAAGGCCAAGTAA